The Cellulophaga sp. L1A9 genome window below encodes:
- a CDS encoding trehalase family glycosidase, with amino-acid sequence MKEHLIKQAISILDENFQEGGFTIPCKGLYPFQWKWDSGFIAIGQAHYDIEKAKTEIATLLDAQWENGFIPHIIFHNETDSYFPGADVHRSDLSPLASKKYKSTGMTQPPVTGFVLEEMYRIAKDKEAILSYIATQIDKVYDNHVYFYTHRDIHNEGLVFIYHNWESGTDNSPIWDDIWKTMNPPDYTFERRDTTHVDASQRPTKREYDHYLNIIEIAKEHNYNDAKIAAHSPFLVLDPLFNAMLIKSNESLINLYRLLGDTGKVAQLEKWQKKSIKGFNKKLWDDKLNAYVHYDLKIDKPIRFVTSSSFSALYAGIPNQERANLLIQTMMGKFGSEELYLCASFDPHSDRFDPKKYWRGPVWINMNWILYKGLKRYGFNDIAQRVKEDSIALIENNGFFEYFNPIKKVGETEKIGYGGNNFSWSAALLIDMLK; translated from the coding sequence ATGAAAGAACATTTAATCAAACAGGCCATAAGCATTTTAGATGAAAACTTCCAAGAGGGTGGTTTTACAATACCTTGTAAAGGCTTATATCCTTTTCAATGGAAGTGGGATAGTGGTTTTATTGCTATTGGACAAGCACATTATGATATTGAAAAAGCGAAAACTGAAATCGCGACCTTATTAGATGCGCAATGGGAAAACGGATTCATTCCGCATATCATTTTTCACAATGAAACTGATTCTTATTTTCCGGGAGCAGACGTACACCGCTCAGATTTGAGTCCGCTTGCTTCAAAAAAATACAAATCTACAGGAATGACACAACCTCCAGTTACAGGTTTTGTACTTGAAGAAATGTATCGCATCGCAAAAGACAAAGAAGCTATTTTAAGCTATATCGCTACTCAAATAGATAAAGTATATGACAATCACGTTTATTTCTATACCCATAGAGATATACATAATGAAGGCCTTGTTTTTATCTATCACAATTGGGAATCTGGCACCGATAATTCTCCTATTTGGGATGATATCTGGAAAACGATGAATCCGCCAGATTATACCTTTGAGCGCAGGGATACAACTCATGTAGATGCTTCACAGCGCCCAACAAAACGCGAGTATGATCATTATTTAAATATTATAGAAATTGCTAAAGAGCACAACTATAACGATGCTAAAATTGCCGCACATTCACCTTTCCTTGTTTTGGATCCTTTATTTAATGCGATGCTGATAAAATCTAATGAATCGCTTATCAATTTATACCGATTATTAGGCGATACAGGAAAAGTAGCCCAACTAGAAAAATGGCAAAAAAAGAGTATTAAAGGCTTCAATAAAAAATTGTGGGACGACAAACTTAACGCGTATGTTCATTACGATTTAAAAATAGACAAGCCTATCCGTTTTGTAACTTCTTCATCCTTTTCCGCTTTATATGCAGGGATTCCTAATCAAGAGAGAGCAAATCTTTTAATACAAACCATGATGGGGAAATTTGGGAGCGAAGAATTATACTTGTGTGCTTCATTTGACCCACATAGTGATCGTTTTGATCCTAAAAAATACTGGAGAGGTCCCGTTTGGATAAATATGAACTGGATTCTGTACAAGGGGCTAAAACGCTATGGTTTTAATGACATTGCGCAGCGTGTCAAAGAAGATTCTATAGCATTAATAGAAAATAACGGCTTTTTTGAGTATTTTAATCCTATTAAAAAAGTAGGAGAAACCGAAAAGATCGGGTATGGTGGTAATAACTTTTCATGGAGTGCTGCATTGCTTATAGATATGCTTAAATAA
- a CDS encoding sodium:solute symporter, with product MNYLDYIIIIVYLLAFLAMGFFFKENKTSGDYFLGGKSMGWFPLSLSTMATQLSAVSFISAPAFVGLKQGGGMQWLTYEFGVPLAMAFLLIVLLPTLYKSGIVSVYEYLEKRFDSSSRLLISVVFQISRSVATGVMVYAMALILQATIQLDFVVSVLLIGVITMIYSFQGGMKAVIWGDVIQMTILFFGIIICLFYGFSELGGVDNFLTKVDPDRIQAVDFSKWGFNNADGNDEFGFWPMVLGGFFLYASYYGTDQTQSQRLLSSKDMPSLKKLLLANGLLRFPFTLTYCIMGLVLGTLLVQDVSYQEMIDTVYHANIGSLEGKRADLMVPVFIIKYLPNGVIGILIVAIMSAAMSSLSSTVNSLSAVTMEDIVKRFKPHMEDKKYISYSRYLSIFWGLVCLFFAFFAGSIEGTVIEVINKISSVFYGPILAVFILAIATKKTHALGANIGIIAGVLFNMYLWLYVPQIFWFWWNALGCLVTIIVALSVSYIVKAKPKEGLEVVYDPSRKELAILVVYFCVIVLISTSLPAILS from the coding sequence ATGAACTATCTAGATTATATTATTATAATAGTATATCTCTTAGCTTTTCTGGCTATGGGCTTCTTTTTTAAAGAGAATAAAACTTCAGGAGATTACTTTTTAGGAGGTAAATCTATGGGGTGGTTTCCCTTGAGTTTATCTACAATGGCAACACAATTATCGGCAGTTAGTTTTATCTCTGCTCCCGCTTTTGTAGGTTTAAAACAGGGGGGAGGTATGCAATGGCTTACGTATGAATTTGGAGTGCCTCTAGCCATGGCTTTTTTATTAATAGTACTCTTACCTACCTTATATAAATCTGGAATAGTAAGTGTTTACGAATACTTAGAAAAACGTTTTGATTCTTCCTCCAGACTCTTAATTAGTGTTGTTTTTCAGATTAGTAGGTCGGTAGCTACTGGAGTTATGGTCTATGCCATGGCACTGATACTACAGGCGACCATCCAATTAGATTTTGTTGTTTCTGTGCTTTTGATTGGTGTTATTACTATGATCTATTCCTTTCAAGGCGGAATGAAAGCGGTCATTTGGGGCGATGTGATTCAGATGACGATTCTCTTTTTCGGAATTATTATTTGTTTGTTTTATGGTTTTAGTGAGTTAGGTGGCGTAGATAATTTCTTAACGAAAGTAGATCCAGACCGTATTCAGGCAGTAGATTTTAGTAAATGGGGTTTTAATAATGCCGATGGGAATGATGAATTTGGTTTTTGGCCTATGGTCTTAGGGGGTTTCTTTTTATATGCCTCTTACTACGGAACAGACCAAACGCAATCCCAACGTTTATTGTCTTCTAAAGATATGCCTTCGTTAAAAAAGTTATTATTAGCCAATGGTTTACTGCGGTTCCCTTTTACCTTAACCTATTGTATTATGGGATTGGTGCTTGGAACACTTTTGGTGCAAGATGTTAGTTATCAAGAAATGATAGATACCGTGTACCATGCAAATATTGGCTCTTTAGAAGGTAAAAGGGCCGATTTAATGGTACCTGTTTTTATCATTAAATACTTACCTAACGGGGTCATCGGCATACTAATCGTCGCGATTATGTCTGCAGCAATGTCTAGTTTAAGTTCTACAGTAAATTCACTTTCTGCGGTAACTATGGAAGATATTGTAAAACGGTTTAAACCTCATATGGAAGACAAAAAATACATCAGCTACTCTAGATACTTATCTATATTTTGGGGCTTGGTGTGTTTATTCTTTGCTTTTTTTGCAGGAAGCATTGAAGGTACCGTGATTGAGGTCATCAATAAGATTAGTTCTGTTTTTTACGGTCCTATACTGGCCGTATTTATTTTGGCCATTGCTACGAAAAAAACCCATGCCTTAGGGGCTAATATCGGGATCATAGCTGGAGTACTGTTTAATATGTATTTATGGCTTTATGTACCTCAAATATTCTGGTTCTGGTGGAATGCACTGGGTTGTTTAGTTACAATCATTGTGGCATTAAGTGTGAGTTATATTGTGAAAGCTAAACCAAAAGAAGGGTTAGAAGTAGTCTATGACCCTAGTAGAAAAGAACTGGCTATTTTAGTGGTTTATTTTTGCGTAATTGTATTAATAAGCACCTCATTACCTGCTATTTTAAGTTAA
- a CDS encoding TonB-dependent receptor domain-containing protein: MKNLIFAFVCILGFSSAAAQTEVKGVVTDDSGIPVAGANIIIKGTTAGTISDFDGNYSLNSDLTGSQTIRVTYIGYGAVEKQATLNGGTVQVNIVMIESGEQLDEILLTATSTTRSQKESPLSVTSLGAKQLAKANTSSQADILIGVPGITAEGGGGEVASNVFVRGLPSGGQYQYTPLQIDGMPVLSTFGLNSSAHDVYFRNDIGIKNLEFVRGGSSILYGVGSVAGIINYNSITGGVNQKTTIRTEVATNSRYKADFVTSGPLGGEDSNTFYALSGFYRYDDGPIKTGLPTEGFQLRGNLKQVTKNGSITFSGQFIDDKVQFFLPYPLEGGSRDRPTGNDGNTIYTLQTAAASNISYRTPDGVYESPIEDGVATKGGFFLTHFKHNFSDNLKMDAKLRYSKYAHQFNLFLDGSGVSGANVVETQTEYLAARGLTGGDFTYLNGQPLAADALLFENRLLDRTRPLSETMADIKLTRTAGDHTITGGTFISRSTAGDFNVITNYLGEYNNSPDLVELSGYSINGVTNRGTAYTNRNISSNKIALFLADEIKLERWNLDFGVRYERASGDIENEGSTSYAVDNTGIANLDNVTWGNGSWTRGHVSADDFAVALAGLYKVSDALSAYGNFSRGYFFPELRGTKFDDFGNPSSYDTEKIVQGEVGVKYGKNNFSGTGAFYAINLNDRRVVNFINAPGGGFIEDVDTQDTKTFGFEGTYNWRFVQDFSLNGSLTIQSHEISTSTANPEFEGNKISRQPNFINAIGLEYDNAVFDAGFNYNYTGKKYTNDSNTIELDAISIANLNLGYTFKTDEDGGSVRLGAQVYNLFNSEGITEGSPRLNNTQTEEAYFVGRPILPTRVFLNATFTF, translated from the coding sequence ATGAAGAATTTAATTTTTGCATTCGTTTGCATCCTTGGATTTTCTAGTGCTGCTGCACAGACAGAAGTGAAAGGTGTGGTAACAGATGATTCAGGAATACCCGTTGCAGGTGCCAACATTATTATTAAGGGTACCACCGCAGGAACTATTTCCGATTTTGACGGAAATTACAGTTTAAACTCAGATTTAACTGGCTCACAAACTATTCGCGTTACCTATATTGGATACGGAGCGGTTGAGAAACAAGCCACATTAAATGGAGGCACTGTACAGGTAAACATTGTAATGATAGAAAGTGGGGAACAATTAGATGAAATATTGTTGACAGCAACATCTACGACAAGGTCGCAGAAAGAATCTCCTTTATCTGTTACCTCTTTAGGCGCTAAACAGCTAGCAAAAGCGAATACAAGCAGTCAAGCTGATATTCTAATTGGTGTTCCTGGTATTACTGCTGAAGGTGGTGGTGGTGAAGTAGCCTCAAACGTTTTTGTTAGAGGATTGCCTTCTGGTGGTCAATACCAATATACACCTTTACAGATTGACGGCATGCCTGTTTTGAGCACGTTCGGACTTAACTCTTCTGCGCATGATGTTTATTTTAGAAATGATATCGGTATTAAAAATTTAGAATTTGTACGTGGGGGTTCTTCTATATTATACGGAGTAGGATCTGTCGCTGGTATTATTAACTACAACAGCATCACAGGTGGTGTAAATCAGAAAACAACAATTCGTACAGAAGTGGCTACAAACTCTCGCTACAAGGCAGATTTTGTGACTAGTGGTCCTTTAGGTGGCGAAGATTCTAATACCTTTTACGCGCTTTCTGGTTTCTATCGTTATGATGACGGACCTATTAAAACAGGATTACCAACAGAAGGGTTTCAATTAAGAGGGAACCTTAAGCAGGTGACTAAAAATGGTTCAATTACTTTTTCTGGCCAATTTATAGATGATAAAGTACAGTTCTTTTTACCTTATCCTTTAGAAGGTGGTTCTCGTGACCGTCCTACTGGTAATGATGGAAATACGATTTATACCTTACAAACAGCCGCGGCATCAAACATTTCGTACCGAACACCAGATGGGGTGTATGAATCTCCTATTGAAGATGGGGTTGCTACAAAAGGCGGATTTTTCCTAACGCATTTCAAGCATAATTTTTCTGATAATTTAAAAATGGATGCCAAGTTGCGTTACTCTAAATATGCACACCAGTTTAATTTATTTTTAGATGGTAGTGGGGTTAGCGGTGCTAATGTTGTAGAAACGCAAACAGAATATTTAGCCGCAAGAGGTTTAACAGGTGGAGATTTCACCTATTTAAACGGACAGCCCTTAGCTGCTGATGCCTTATTATTTGAAAACCGACTTCTAGACAGAACAAGACCTTTGTCTGAGACCATGGCAGATATTAAATTAACAAGAACAGCTGGGGATCACACCATCACAGGGGGTACTTTTATTTCTAGATCTACCGCAGGAGATTTTAATGTCATCACCAACTATTTAGGGGAATATAATAATAGCCCCGATTTAGTAGAGCTTTCTGGGTATTCTATAAACGGGGTGACCAATAGAGGTACTGCGTATACCAACAGAAATATTTCTAGTAATAAAATTGCCTTGTTCTTAGCAGATGAAATTAAACTAGAGCGTTGGAATTTAGATTTTGGAGTTCGTTACGAGCGTGCTTCTGGAGATATTGAAAACGAAGGCTCAACTTCTTATGCTGTTGATAATACTGGAATAGCTAATTTAGACAATGTTACATGGGGTAATGGAAGCTGGACAAGAGGGCACGTTTCGGCAGATGACTTTGCCGTTGCTTTAGCTGGCTTGTACAAAGTAAGTGATGCGCTTAGTGCCTATGGTAACTTTTCTAGAGGCTATTTCTTCCCAGAATTAAGAGGAACTAAATTTGATGATTTTGGAAACCCTAGTAGTTATGATACAGAAAAAATTGTTCAAGGAGAAGTAGGGGTGAAATACGGAAAAAATAACTTCTCTGGTACGGGTGCTTTTTATGCCATAAACCTTAACGACCGTAGAGTTGTTAACTTCATCAATGCTCCAGGTGGCGGGTTTATTGAGGATGTAGATACACAAGACACCAAAACTTTTGGTTTTGAAGGTACCTACAACTGGAGATTTGTTCAAGATTTTAGCTTAAACGGTTCGCTAACCATACAAAGTCATGAAATCAGTACCTCTACTGCAAACCCAGAATTTGAAGGGAATAAGATTTCTAGACAGCCAAACTTTATAAATGCTATTGGTTTAGAGTATGATAACGCCGTATTTGATGCTGGTTTTAATTACAACTATACCGGTAAAAAATATACAAATGATTCAAATACGATTGAGTTAGATGCTATCAGTATTGCAAACTTAAATCTAGGATATACCTTTAAGACAGATGAAGATGGCGGTAGTGTTAGACTTGGTGCTCAAGTATATAACTTATTTAATTCTGAAGGAATTACAGAAGGTTCTCCACGATTGAATAACACACAAACAGAAGAAGCATATTTCGTTGGGAGACCAATTTTACCAACACGTGTATTCTTAAACGCGACATTTACTTTTTAA
- a CDS encoding mechanosensitive ion channel family protein: MNDFIQEHLKAIYHVLSTIAIVVVLIILTNYFHNWLKRKLNNKFPGQESNTVDLLRRILKTLWVILGIIAIVFAFIEEQYYQRLEKDFWLIFYLGFVLVVTIIGVSVVQMLFALTISKRIEEKSDPTSYKFLRNLAVFAVYFLGVLFAVMAFPSLRGMAQTALGGAGVIAIIAGVASQEALANLVGGVFIITFKPFKIFDIVRISDDMVGTVIDITLRHTIIRNFENKMIVVPNSIINKEKLINYDLGDRKCCQWIEIGISYDSDIDTAKEIMREQCTQHPSIIDNRKPLDIKNGDPKVLVRVIGLNESEVTLRAWTWAKDYPSSFVMKCDLLESIKKEFDAKGIEIPFPHRTMVFKESQLAELKQQINSKDA, encoded by the coding sequence ATGAACGATTTTATTCAAGAACATTTAAAGGCTATTTACCATGTTTTAAGTACCATAGCCATTGTTGTTGTCTTGATTATATTGACGAATTATTTTCATAATTGGCTGAAGCGTAAGTTGAATAATAAATTTCCAGGGCAAGAATCAAATACCGTAGATCTACTGCGTAGAATTCTTAAAACCCTATGGGTAATTTTGGGTATTATCGCCATTGTTTTTGCATTTATTGAAGAGCAGTATTACCAACGATTAGAAAAAGATTTTTGGCTTATTTTTTACTTAGGTTTCGTCCTTGTCGTTACTATTATTGGAGTATCTGTAGTGCAGATGCTTTTTGCCCTCACCATTAGCAAACGTATCGAAGAAAAGAGCGATCCTACGAGTTATAAGTTTCTACGAAATTTAGCTGTTTTTGCAGTCTATTTTTTAGGTGTTTTATTTGCTGTAATGGCATTTCCTTCTTTACGTGGTATGGCACAAACAGCTTTGGGTGGGGCAGGAGTTATCGCGATTATTGCCGGTGTAGCCTCTCAAGAAGCCTTAGCAAATTTAGTGGGGGGTGTGTTTATAATTACCTTTAAGCCTTTTAAAATTTTTGATATTGTACGTATTTCAGATGATATGGTAGGTACCGTCATAGATATTACCCTACGCCATACCATAATCAGGAATTTTGAGAATAAAATGATTGTGGTTCCCAATTCTATCATCAATAAAGAGAAGCTTATTAATTATGATTTAGGCGATCGTAAATGCTGCCAATGGATAGAGATTGGTATTTCTTATGATAGTGATATTGATACCGCTAAAGAGATCATGCGCGAGCAATGTACCCAACATCCAAGCATTATAGACAATAGAAAACCATTAGATATAAAGAATGGAGATCCTAAAGTGCTGGTACGTGTTATAGGTCTTAATGAATCTGAAGTTACGCTTAGAGCTTGGACCTGGGCAAAAGATTATCCATCATCATTTGTCATGAAATGTGATCTCTTAGAAAGCATTAAAAAAGAGTTTGATGCAAAAGGAATCGAAATTCCGTTTCCACACCGTACTATGGTTTTTAAAGAAAGTCAGTTAGCGGAATTAAAGCAACAAATAAATTCAAAAGACGCTTAG
- a CDS encoding nucleoside deaminase, whose product MTERDEFFMKRAIALAAEGMNANAGGPFGAVVVKDDEIIAEGYNKVTSTNDPTAHAEVVAIREACKKLNNFELTDCTIYTSCEPCPMCLGAIYWTRPKMVYFGCSREDAAAIQFDDQFIYDEIDKDIDGRQIKFVQLARKDALEVFNAWDSKQDKKEY is encoded by the coding sequence ATGACAGAAAGAGATGAGTTTTTCATGAAAAGAGCGATAGCACTTGCCGCAGAAGGTATGAATGCTAATGCTGGTGGCCCTTTTGGAGCTGTAGTTGTAAAAGACGATGAAATTATCGCAGAAGGCTACAATAAAGTTACGTCTACCAATGATCCTACAGCACATGCTGAGGTAGTTGCCATTCGTGAAGCCTGTAAAAAATTAAATAATTTTGAACTTACCGATTGTACTATTTATACGTCTTGTGAGCCCTGCCCTATGTGTTTAGGCGCTATTTACTGGACCAGACCAAAGATGGTTTATTTTGGATGTAGCCGTGAAGATGCTGCTGCCATACAGTTTGATGATCAGTTTATTTATGATGAGATCGATAAAGATATTGACGGACGTCAAATTAAGTTTGTACAACTCGCACGTAAAGACGCTTTAGAAGTGTTTAATGCTTGGGATAGTAAGCAAGATAAAAAAGAATACTAG
- a CDS encoding LacI family DNA-binding transcriptional regulator, with amino-acid sequence MEKKTTVTLKDLAERLSLSVSTVSRALNDHPDISERTVQRVKDLAEKLNYVPNLFAKGFRSHRTHILGVIVPNISHLYTSTLLKGVLIEAEQNGYRVIISESNNSEDKQAEMLQTMLQFGADGILLSLAKKTKSIHQVLETLQRIPLVLFDKVSEKVPCTQIVINEEEAAFNAVEHLIGLGKKRIAILKETENSFNSEKRFEGYKRALKTYGIPFDPKLVQSTEDISLNNGKRLTNVLLSQKVRPDAIFAITDNAAIGAIKALHKFNVKIPEEVAVVGFSNSINSTIIQPELSTVDQPGERIGRIAAKSLIEEINHPSKQLISKTIEIKTNLIVRDSSFKAI; translated from the coding sequence ATGGAAAAAAAAACGACAGTTACATTAAAAGACCTCGCAGAGCGTTTAAGTCTCTCTGTGTCAACAGTATCAAGAGCTTTAAATGATCATCCTGATATTAGTGAGCGCACGGTTCAAAGGGTTAAAGATTTAGCTGAAAAGTTAAATTATGTTCCCAATCTGTTCGCAAAAGGGTTCCGCTCCCATAGAACACATATTTTAGGGGTAATTGTGCCTAATATTTCACACTTATATACCTCCACTTTATTAAAGGGAGTATTAATCGAAGCGGAACAAAATGGGTATCGGGTTATTATCTCAGAATCAAACAATAGTGAAGACAAGCAGGCTGAAATGTTACAAACGATGTTACAATTTGGTGCCGATGGCATTTTGTTGTCTTTAGCGAAAAAAACAAAATCTATCCATCAGGTATTGGAAACGTTACAGCGGATTCCCTTAGTATTGTTTGATAAAGTCTCAGAAAAAGTACCTTGTACTCAGATTGTAATAAATGAGGAAGAAGCGGCTTTCAATGCTGTAGAACATTTAATTGGTTTAGGAAAAAAAAGAATCGCCATCCTTAAAGAAACGGAGAATTCCTTCAATTCTGAAAAACGCTTTGAAGGTTATAAAAGAGCTTTAAAAACGTATGGTATTCCGTTCGATCCAAAATTAGTACAGAGTACGGAAGACATTTCATTGAATAATGGCAAGCGACTTACGAATGTTTTATTGAGTCAGAAAGTAAGGCCAGATGCTATTTTTGCAATTACGGACAATGCCGCTATTGGCGCTATTAAAGCATTGCACAAATTTAATGTGAAAATTCCCGAAGAGGTTGCTGTAGTAGGATTTAGTAATTCTATAAATTCAACCATAATACAGCCAGAGCTATCTACCGTAGATCAGCCTGGAGAACGTATTGGTAGAATTGCAGCGAAGTCATTGATAGAAGAGATCAATCACCCAAGCAAGCAGTTGATTTCTAAAACGATTGAGATTAAGACAAATTTGATTGTACGGGATTCTTCTTTTAAAGCTATTTAA
- a CDS encoding glycerate kinase → MKFVIAPDKFKGSLTGIEFCDAVEEGLLKVFPQADILKIPLADGGDGTVAVIKNYIQGIMVTVNVNNPHFEKVEASYLYSDETKTAFIEMAEASGLKLLNADDFDCMNASSYGTGELIADCVSRGAEHLILGIGGSATNDAGIGMAAALGFEFFDVNNQILKPIGANLIKIHHIAANKVAKNLKRLKVQVACDVTNPLYGKEGAAYIYAAQKGADKNQIAELDLGLQQFARVVNSMYNIEVQSIKGGGAAGGMGVGVSVFLNGVLASGIELIKELADFDAQIKNADWIITGEGKLDDQSLSGKTIQGVLNAAHREKIKVAALCGVVDLSIEAQETLGITYTTAILKEISTIQEAMANSKDNLIFAAYNFARIIA, encoded by the coding sequence ATGAAATTTGTAATTGCACCCGATAAATTTAAAGGCTCTTTAACTGGTATTGAATTTTGCGATGCCGTGGAAGAGGGACTCCTAAAAGTATTTCCGCAAGCGGATATTTTAAAAATTCCGTTGGCGGATGGTGGCGATGGTACAGTTGCTGTTATTAAAAATTACATTCAAGGGATCATGGTTACGGTGAATGTTAACAATCCGCATTTTGAAAAAGTAGAAGCATCGTACTTGTATTCTGATGAAACCAAAACTGCTTTTATAGAAATGGCAGAAGCTTCGGGCTTAAAATTATTAAATGCTGATGATTTTGATTGTATGAATGCCAGCAGTTATGGCACAGGAGAACTAATTGCAGATTGTGTGAGTAGGGGAGCGGAGCACTTAATTTTAGGTATTGGAGGGAGTGCGACTAATGATGCAGGAATTGGAATGGCCGCTGCTCTAGGCTTTGAGTTTTTTGATGTCAATAATCAGATTCTGAAACCCATTGGCGCTAATTTGATCAAAATCCACCATATTGCTGCCAACAAAGTAGCTAAAAATCTAAAAAGACTCAAAGTACAAGTCGCCTGTGACGTTACCAATCCTTTGTACGGTAAAGAGGGAGCTGCATATATTTATGCGGCCCAGAAAGGAGCTGACAAAAACCAAATAGCCGAACTAGATCTTGGACTGCAGCAGTTTGCCCGTGTGGTTAATTCCATGTACAATATAGAGGTGCAATCCATTAAAGGGGGTGGTGCTGCTGGAGGAATGGGAGTAGGGGTTTCTGTATTTTTAAACGGTGTACTGGCATCAGGCATCGAACTAATTAAAGAATTGGCCGATTTTGACGCTCAAATAAAAAATGCTGATTGGATTATTACAGGCGAAGGAAAATTAGATGATCAATCCTTATCAGGAAAAACAATTCAAGGGGTGTTAAACGCTGCCCACCGAGAAAAAATAAAAGTAGCAGCCTTATGTGGTGTGGTAGATTTATCTATCGAAGCACAAGAAACACTAGGCATTACCTATACTACTGCAATTTTAAAAGAGATTAGCACCATACAAGAAGCCATGGCGAATAGCAAAGATAATTTGATTTTTGCTGCGTATAACTTCGCTCGCATAATTGCTTAA